One genomic window of Caballeronia sp. SBC1 includes the following:
- a CDS encoding NAD(P)/FAD-dependent oxidoreductase, with product MTHKRKQGAGREDTAVSPGANATRSTSASPRVAVVGAGLAGLTAAWRLTQAGVEVTVYEGSGRVGGRVQSVVGRLAPGLVTELGGEFIDSTHTDMLALVREFGIPLIDTQVDSEHALVPSYFFGGRHYSEAQVITEFAPLAARMRADMETLSPDISATSHLPLDVEFDRMSIAQYLDRAGAGGWLRALLDVAYATEYGADIGEQSCLNLLSVVPLDTSAGFSIFGDSDERFKVLGGNERIAHALAERLDGRVELEHRLVAVREHSTGLGLDFVRDSGSKSIDADFVVLAIPFTVLRDIELRLDLPPSKRHAIDMLGYGSGEKLIVGLGSSVWRDQGRDGGAYSDLAFQTGWDSSRLQEGGSSYTFFLGGATAKQLSTGNQATRATEYLREADALFPGMQQSHTGVSVATEWCINPLSRGSYSCYKPGQWTTLAGWEGEPAGNLFFAGEHCSLAFQGFMNGAVETGRKAAEAILAKLQ from the coding sequence ATGACGCACAAACGTAAGCAGGGCGCCGGTCGAGAAGACACAGCCGTGTCGCCCGGCGCGAACGCGACGAGATCAACTTCGGCCAGCCCCCGTGTTGCCGTGGTGGGAGCAGGCTTGGCCGGGCTCACCGCCGCATGGAGGTTGACGCAGGCGGGAGTGGAGGTCACGGTGTACGAGGGCTCGGGCCGGGTCGGTGGGCGGGTACAGTCGGTCGTGGGCCGGCTAGCCCCGGGGCTTGTGACTGAGTTGGGCGGCGAGTTTATCGATAGCACTCACACTGACATGCTTGCGCTCGTCAGGGAGTTTGGCATTCCACTCATCGACACGCAGGTGGACTCCGAGCATGCGCTCGTGCCGTCGTACTTCTTTGGCGGCAGGCACTATTCGGAAGCCCAGGTGATCACCGAATTCGCCCCTCTGGCCGCGCGGATGCGCGCCGACATGGAGACACTTTCGCCCGATATCTCGGCGACCAGCCACTTGCCCCTCGATGTTGAGTTCGACCGCATGTCGATTGCGCAATATCTGGATCGGGCAGGTGCTGGCGGCTGGTTGCGTGCGCTGCTGGACGTGGCCTACGCGACCGAGTACGGAGCCGATATCGGAGAACAGTCGTGTCTTAACCTGCTCTCCGTGGTGCCGCTCGATACGTCGGCGGGTTTCAGTATCTTTGGAGACAGCGACGAGCGCTTCAAGGTCCTTGGTGGCAACGAGAGGATCGCCCACGCGCTCGCCGAGCGGTTGGATGGGCGAGTCGAATTGGAACATCGGCTGGTAGCGGTGCGCGAGCACAGCACAGGACTTGGCCTGGACTTCGTCCGCGATAGCGGCAGCAAGAGTATCGACGCTGATTTCGTTGTACTGGCGATTCCGTTTACCGTGTTGCGGGACATCGAACTGCGACTTGATCTACCGCCTTCGAAACGCCACGCAATTGATATGCTCGGATACGGCAGCGGCGAAAAGCTCATTGTTGGGCTGGGTTCCTCCGTCTGGCGTGACCAGGGGCGCGACGGCGGAGCTTATTCGGACCTTGCGTTTCAGACCGGCTGGGACTCGAGCCGTCTACAGGAGGGCGGCAGTTCCTACACCTTCTTTCTTGGCGGTGCGACCGCTAAGCAACTCAGTACCGGCAATCAGGCAACCCGGGCCACAGAGTACCTGCGTGAGGCCGATGCACTGTTTCCCGGGATGCAGCAAAGCCATACGGGTGTCAGTGTAGCGACCGAATGGTGTATCAATCCGCTCTCTCGCGGTTCCTACTCCTGCTATAAGCCGGGACAATGGACCACCTTGGCCGGGTGGGAAGGCGAGCCAGCCGGCAATCTGTTTTTTGCCGGCGAGCACTGCAGCCTGGCGTTCCAGGGTTTCATGAACGGCGCCGTCGAAACCGGCCGCAAGGCGGCCGAGGCGATTCTTGCGAAGCTTCAATGA
- the istB gene encoding IS21-like element helper ATPase IstB: MTTKAQRNTTIAHPSELAIDPLRTQLTGLHLGYVLQHYEALATEAAAQHWSHVDYLANLIEGEAHQREDRSIARRVALARFPVLKTLDQFEWNWPSKINRLQIQNLFRLNFIEERANVIFLGGVGLGKSHLSIALGHTACLRGYSVLFATAVDIINSVNAAYAHGGLKRELRRYVKPRVLIVDELGYLPIDKQGADALFQIISQRYEHGATILSSNRAFKHWAEIFNHDSTLTSALLDRVLHHAETVVIEGKSYRMKDQSDPEPTT, translated from the coding sequence ATGACGACGAAAGCTCAACGTAACACCACAATCGCGCACCCGAGCGAACTCGCCATCGATCCGTTGCGCACGCAGCTCACGGGACTACATCTGGGCTACGTGCTGCAACATTACGAGGCGTTGGCCACCGAGGCGGCGGCGCAGCACTGGTCGCATGTCGACTATTTAGCGAACCTGATCGAAGGTGAAGCGCATCAACGCGAGGATCGCAGTATTGCTCGGCGGGTCGCGCTCGCCCGTTTCCCGGTGCTCAAGACGCTCGATCAATTCGAATGGAATTGGCCCAGCAAGATCAATCGGCTGCAGATCCAGAATCTGTTTCGCCTGAACTTCATCGAAGAGCGAGCCAACGTGATCTTCCTCGGTGGCGTCGGGCTCGGCAAGAGCCATTTGAGTATCGCGCTCGGACATACCGCCTGTCTGCGCGGCTACTCTGTACTCTTCGCCACCGCGGTCGATATCATCAACTCGGTGAACGCCGCATACGCGCATGGCGGGCTCAAGCGTGAACTGCGCCGCTACGTCAAACCGCGCGTGCTCATCGTCGATGAGCTGGGATATTTACCCATCGATAAACAGGGTGCCGACGCGCTGTTCCAGATCATCAGTCAGCGGTACGAGCATGGCGCAACAATCCTCAGTTCAAATCGAGCGTTTAAGCACTGGGCCGAGATCTTCAACCACGACAGCACGCTGACCTCCGCGTTGCTCGATCGCGTCCTCCATCATGCCGAGACCGTCGTCATCGAAGGCAAAAGCTATCGCATGAAAGACCAGAGTGATCCTGAACCCACCACTTGA
- the istA gene encoding IS21 family transposase: MLDYEAYCKIRDCHDRQHLTITQTARALGLHPQTVTKWLKAGQYRPRQSPPRASRLDPFKAQVVRWLDGHPYSAQQIFQRLREVGFDGGYTIVRDYVHKVRPPRRQAFLKLAFAPGECAQIDWGEYGSIGVGSTRRRLSFFVMVLCYSRLMYVEFTVSQTMEHFLACHEHAFAAIHGCPRKVMVDNLKSAVLQRLAGEAPVFNPRYLDAARHWGFDIVACNVGKGNEKGRVENGVGYVKKNLLNGLELSEFSAINPAARLWLDTIANVRIHGETHQRPADLFAAEQAHLKPLNPLPYDVARIVTVRASKQFRVALDTNHYSVPAQYASERVTLKAYPERVCIYHDNLLIARHARSYDRRQDIEDPEHPKALLAQRRNAREQRLMLRFLSLGPHAQAYYEGLEQRRANARQHMRKIVALSEIYGIEALARALQDGLSFHAFSCEYIANILEMKARDLPEPGALHLIRHQDLLDIELAQPDLSRYGPEQPHDDESST; this comes from the coding sequence ATGCTTGACTATGAGGCGTACTGCAAGATCCGCGATTGCCATGATCGGCAGCACCTGACGATTACGCAAACGGCGCGCGCGCTCGGGCTGCATCCGCAAACCGTGACGAAATGGCTCAAGGCCGGTCAGTACCGGCCCCGCCAATCGCCCCCACGCGCCAGCCGACTTGATCCGTTCAAGGCGCAGGTGGTGCGTTGGCTTGACGGGCATCCGTACAGCGCGCAGCAGATCTTCCAGCGCTTGCGCGAAGTTGGCTTTGACGGTGGCTACACGATCGTGCGCGACTATGTGCACAAGGTTCGTCCGCCGCGGCGCCAGGCGTTCCTCAAGCTCGCCTTCGCCCCCGGCGAGTGCGCGCAAATCGACTGGGGCGAATACGGCTCGATTGGCGTCGGCTCGACTCGGCGGCGACTGTCGTTCTTCGTCATGGTGTTGTGCTACAGCCGCCTGATGTATGTGGAATTCACCGTGTCGCAGACGATGGAGCACTTCCTTGCGTGCCATGAGCACGCGTTCGCAGCCATCCATGGTTGCCCGAGGAAGGTGATGGTGGACAATCTGAAGTCCGCCGTGCTGCAACGCCTGGCGGGCGAGGCGCCAGTGTTCAATCCGCGCTACCTCGATGCGGCGCGGCACTGGGGTTTCGACATCGTTGCCTGCAACGTCGGCAAGGGCAACGAGAAAGGCCGGGTGGAAAACGGTGTTGGTTACGTCAAAAAAAATCTCCTCAACGGGCTCGAGCTATCCGAGTTCAGCGCGATCAACCCTGCGGCCCGACTCTGGCTCGACACCATCGCCAATGTGCGCATACACGGTGAGACGCATCAGCGACCCGCCGATCTGTTCGCCGCCGAACAAGCCCATCTGAAACCGCTCAATCCATTACCCTACGACGTTGCACGCATCGTGACGGTACGTGCGTCCAAGCAGTTTCGCGTGGCGTTGGACACCAACCATTATTCCGTGCCGGCACAGTACGCAAGCGAGCGCGTGACGCTCAAAGCCTATCCCGAGCGGGTCTGCATTTACCACGACAACTTGCTGATCGCCCGACATGCCCGCAGCTACGATCGCCGCCAGGACATCGAGGACCCCGAGCATCCGAAGGCACTCCTCGCACAACGCCGCAATGCTCGCGAACAGCGGTTGATGCTGCGCTTCCTGAGTCTGGGCCCTCACGCTCAGGCCTATTACGAAGGGCTCGAGCAACGGCGTGCCAATGCGCGGCAGCACATGCGCAAGATCGTCGCGCTGAGCGAGATCTACGGCATCGAGGCCCTCGCGCGCGCCTTGCAGGATGGGCTCTCGTTCCACGCCTTCAGTTGCGAGTACATCGCCAACATCCTCGAGATGAAAGCACGCGATTTGCCTGAACCCGGCGCGCTGCACCTGATCCGCCATCAGGATTTGCTGGACATCGAACTCGCGCAACCGGATCTCTCACGCTACGGACCGGAGCAGCCCCATGACGACGAAAGCTCAACGTAA
- a CDS encoding NAD(P)/FAD-dependent oxidoreductase produces MAAIDRPATRTNRQRPHRIVIVGGGVGGLGLATRLGETLGKGGDAQIVLVDRSPTHFWKPLLHEAASGQIDPATHQLQYAVQGQRNGFEFEQGELAGIDRAERLAMIGATHDANGREILPARQLAFDTLVLALGSVTNFFGVCGAAEHALPLESVAHAETFRRKLLDACIRANHARRANAAQAAAPVSINIVGAGATGVELAAALRDTVRLLNRYSLFALDPVRDFRIRLIESSARVLPALSNEISDRAQQMLCGLGVEVLTDTRVTEVRTDAVFTHGGVQLPSDIAIWTAGIAGPPVLRALDGVAVNRSAQVLVNRTLQTTTDTNIFALGDCAACPSHSADAFLAPRAQVAHQQAEFLARAMKCRVTGRALPEFTYRDAGTLVGFGNKGTIGSLSGPRAQPIFVDGWLATIVYKLIYRKHVMTLTGFARMASDTASHWLRRRAHPLSKLY; encoded by the coding sequence ATGGCCGCAATTGATCGACCAGCAACACGCACGAACCGCCAAAGACCGCATCGGATCGTTATCGTCGGGGGCGGTGTCGGCGGTCTTGGGCTGGCAACACGTCTTGGCGAGACGCTCGGAAAAGGCGGTGACGCGCAGATCGTGCTCGTTGACCGCTCGCCCACTCACTTCTGGAAGCCGCTGCTGCACGAAGCCGCGTCTGGACAAATCGACCCGGCCACGCATCAGCTTCAATATGCGGTGCAGGGACAACGCAATGGCTTCGAATTCGAGCAGGGCGAACTCGCCGGCATCGATCGCGCAGAGCGGCTGGCGATGATCGGCGCGACGCACGATGCCAATGGGCGCGAGATTCTGCCCGCGCGACAACTCGCTTTCGATACCCTGGTGCTCGCACTGGGCAGCGTGACCAACTTCTTCGGCGTGTGCGGCGCCGCCGAGCACGCGCTGCCGCTCGAATCGGTCGCGCATGCGGAAACGTTCAGGCGCAAGCTGCTGGACGCATGCATTCGCGCGAACCATGCACGCCGCGCGAACGCAGCACAAGCGGCCGCGCCCGTGTCGATCAACATTGTGGGTGCCGGCGCAACGGGGGTTGAACTAGCGGCTGCGCTGCGCGATACCGTGCGGCTGCTCAATCGCTACAGCTTGTTCGCGCTCGACCCGGTACGCGACTTCCGCATCCGGCTGATAGAAAGCAGCGCCCGGGTGCTGCCTGCGTTGTCCAACGAGATCTCCGATCGCGCGCAACAGATGCTCTGCGGTCTCGGTGTCGAGGTGCTGACGGACACGCGCGTCACCGAAGTGCGCACAGATGCAGTGTTCACGCACGGCGGCGTTCAACTACCGAGCGACATCGCTATCTGGACAGCGGGTATTGCCGGGCCACCGGTGCTGCGCGCGCTGGATGGCGTTGCCGTGAACCGGAGCGCACAGGTGCTCGTGAACCGCACGCTGCAGACCACAACCGATACGAACATCTTCGCGCTTGGCGACTGCGCGGCGTGTCCGTCGCACAGCGCGGATGCTTTTCTCGCGCCGCGCGCTCAGGTCGCACACCAGCAGGCGGAGTTCCTCGCGCGCGCAATGAAGTGCCGTGTCACTGGGCGCGCACTGCCGGAATTCACCTACCGCGACGCAGGCACGCTGGTCGGGTTCGGCAACAAAGGAACGATCGGGAGCCTCAGCGGGCCACGAGCTCAGCCCATATTCGTCGATGGCTGGCTTGCGACGATTGTGTACAAGCTGATCTATCGCAAGCACGTGATGACCCTTACGGGCTTCGCCAGGATGGCGTCCGATACGGCAAGCCATTGGTTGCGGCGGCGTGCGCATCCGTTGAGCAAACTGTACTGA
- a CDS encoding LysR family transcriptional regulator, translating to MLKAATFRQLKTLHTVAKLGSVSRAAEELRLTQPAVSLQIRLLEDGAGAPLLQRVGRGIQLTAAGEILARYALEILDLWNGAADDLAALQGEQGGTLRIGAITTAEYLIPPFLVRFTEQRPQVKVQLKVGNRADIIRMLATHEIDLAIMGSAPRELRTSATPFAKHPMAFVASPLHPLMKKKRLSLDDLKSANMFVRERGSGTRSTVENLFKQEGHKLHIGSELSSNEAIKQLVEAGLGISFLSLHACSLEFQAGLLALLPLPGNPIERDWYVMHVSDKRLPHVASLFRDFLIDQGMSGAVPVPLPTLAAAKRRRPV from the coding sequence ATGCTAAAAGCAGCGACTTTCCGCCAGTTGAAAACGCTTCACACCGTGGCGAAGCTGGGCAGCGTGTCACGCGCGGCTGAAGAATTGCGTTTGACGCAGCCGGCCGTATCGCTGCAGATTCGCTTGTTGGAGGACGGAGCGGGTGCGCCGTTATTGCAACGGGTCGGTCGGGGAATACAGCTCACGGCGGCGGGCGAAATCCTCGCGCGTTATGCGCTTGAAATCCTTGATCTATGGAATGGCGCTGCCGACGACCTGGCCGCGCTGCAGGGAGAGCAGGGCGGAACGCTGCGCATTGGCGCGATCACCACGGCCGAATATCTGATTCCGCCGTTCCTGGTGCGCTTCACCGAACAGCGGCCGCAGGTGAAGGTGCAGTTGAAGGTGGGCAATCGTGCGGACATCATTCGGATGCTGGCGACGCATGAGATCGATCTGGCGATAATGGGCAGCGCGCCGCGAGAGTTGCGCACGTCGGCCACGCCATTCGCGAAACATCCCATGGCGTTTGTCGCTTCGCCGTTGCATCCACTGATGAAAAAAAAGCGCTTGTCCCTCGACGATCTGAAAAGCGCAAATATGTTCGTGCGTGAACGGGGCTCGGGTACGCGCTCAACTGTCGAAAATCTGTTCAAGCAGGAAGGCCATAAATTGCACATTGGCTCAGAGCTATCGAGTAACGAAGCGATCAAGCAGCTTGTTGAAGCGGGCCTTGGGATTTCGTTTTTATCGTTGCACGCGTGTTCGCTGGAGTTTCAGGCAGGCTTGCTCGCGTTGCTGCCGTTGCCAGGCAATCCAATTGAGCGGGACTGGTATGTGATGCATGTCTCCGACAAGCGCTTGCCGCATGTGGCAAGCCTGTTTCGTGATTTTCTCATCGATCAAGGTATGTCGGGTGCCGTCCCGGTTCCGCTGCCCACGCTTGCCGCGGCTAAGCGTCGGCGGCCCGTTTGA